The nucleotide sequence CCCCAAGAAAAAGCTTACGATGGagcggagggagaagaaggacggcgaagggacggagggagatgcGTAAGGTGGTTGAGAGGAGAACCGAGCACCGGAGTTTCACCCACTAAAGATCCCAAaggcaaacccccccaaacacccagaGGCGCAGGGGGAACAGAAAGTTTGAACGGGggcggaaagaggaggggaggaggaggagggcaggggacaggaggtggaggagggggggacaaggaggggggggaggaggaaatctCCACTggcttaaaagggaaaataagatttCCCACTTTAGCATTCCTCCCATAGATGAGTGACATAGCAGAAGGGGGACTGTTGGCCTGAGTaccgaaaattttttgggggatggtCTGGCTGAGGCAAACTTTTTGTAATCCCAAAGGGGAAACAGATCCGATaggggggttgaaagggggaTCCCCCCTTCCCCAGATGCGAGTATATGTGGCCCTTTAAAACCTAAACAAAGCAATTAAAAAGATCTCGTGGCTCGGGTTTTGTGTTCTAAATCCTCGTCCTTGCTGTTTatgtttgatttttgattttttggagcAGCTCTCATGATGGCTCTTTTCCCAGATACAGAAACTACCCAGATTTTCCCAGATAAAGAAGCAAAAATCCCTTTGGGAAACTTTGGGGTAAAACCCTTCATGAAAATAAAGGGAACGGTACGGAGcgcaaaataaagaagaagggaaaggaaataagggTCCGATATAGGCGTGAATGGCGGGCCAGGCTATCAAAGGGGTCAAAGTTTGACACGGGAAGAAGGCTTTTGggtattggggggaaaagggcataAGCCAAAAAGGGAGTAAGGGAGTCAGGAAACCAAAGAGGATAAAAGTCgagtaaaaaaacaacacaagcaGGCAGGGGAACAAAAGCTAGTCGTAAACAAATAAAGTCAAGGGATGGAAAGGATCACTTAGTTCAAGTGATATGAAATTTTGGTGTAAAAATTTGGCCGGGAAAGAGACTAAAAgaagaaagccaaaaaaaagcaaaagcgtaCTACAAAACAAGATGCACAAAAAATCGTGCCCAAACCtttataaagggtttaaaaagggtgtTTCAAAAgtaacacacccccccaaatgACTTCCCTCATAATCAAAAACCGgggttgaaagggaaaaaatcaccaTCCAACATGTTTCAGGGCCCATACTAAACCCAAAACCCTGAAGGGAGGGGTTTAAATGGGTGTTAACCACCCTTCTCACAGTGCGAAATGTTTTCAATTTTCTGTGCACCTTCTAATGGTGCTGCCATTGGTGCTACTGGtcctgagagggggggggaaagagtagTGGCAAGGGATGGTTGAAGAAACTGGAATTTCTAGGCTTTTTTGAAAAGTGGGTTTTCAAAATGGTTTCatactttcaacttttttatctaatttttaaattGGGCCTTAAACCTCTggaatatatatttgtcatttgagtattttaaagtgctttttttgtttttttagatgctCTCTACTGTAATATATTTGtggaggggggtttaaaaaaaaatgtgccccAGAAAAGGCGATTTAGGGTTTCCATCTCTGAGGAGAGCTTGGGAAACCCCTGCTCAGAATACAGAAGTttgatttataaagaaaaaagagagcttTTGCTGTAAGGAAATTGCCAATAGTAATTCTTTTCTACCAGTTTTAATGATTCTCAGATATGTCCAATTCAATAGAGAATTTAAAGACTTattagaaaatatgttttttaaagcaCATATTTCAGGGAGTTAACactgttttctttttgtgggaattttttagtgaaaaaaaattgcACTGTATGTGTCTGCAACATTTTGGGTTGTTTTGCGTCTACACccacatttttgttatttttctgtttttaatcgtATTGCTCTTATGGATTGAAAGATTGTTAGTATGCCTTTggttgggaaaaaattatttgtcTTTGTGCCTTTTTTGAGaacaaaaatactataaatttaATAGTAGgggcaaaaattttcccaaaagttacaggttgccctttttattttttcaaaaaattaggaAAGTATTTGGGTCATCTGTTCCTTTAATTTGTGACAaagaggggttttgtgtgtgagttattCACTTTTTCACATGAAAAGGTTCGTGACATTTACAAAGGGATGTTTCGGGTCTAGCGGTATTTGGattgtctttaaatttttttttttttccccaaaactcaaAATGAGATTGCTCtggggtacttttttttttttcagaaatttttgacCATTGGGACGTCTCAAGAAAGATAATTTTTGAAGTTTTGTTTTGCAGACTTTTCACATCTTACTTTAAATTCTATAAGCCTCTTGTGTTATTCTGGTTAAAAATCAGATACCTTATTTTAGTGAGATCTTTTTTGTCTGATATGTTCGGTTAATTCTTGaactgtttttatattatcagatgatatataaaaatatatatattacagagcaACATATGATTTGTTTGTTACAAAATGTGGgagtatattttatacttttatcctattattatatttgtaataattaaaTGTCTATAGCCCAAAATTTAATCCATTGTCATCGATTGACTTATGATAACGACAATTCTGCAAAGAATGTGTTGAAttctaagaataaaataaaaacatttgataTATCTTTGAATTAAAACCcttgattataataaaaagagaaaagaaaagaaaaggaaaaaaatatgaacagttGGTGACTCTGGATTTGGCTATTATCTCacagtattaatgataaggtCTTTCACATTAAAATTTTAggctaatattttttaaaaatttgttctgatttatttgttttaccaAAGTAATCTGTACTTCAAagctatgagaaaaaaaaataaaaaaaaaatacctattcCAGATGTCGCAACTGCCTATCCAGCGAAGCAGACTTCTGCCTCCAAAGAGAATCTCCCACACACACCAGCCTGTAGCACAGCAAAATCCACTTACAATAGCAAGCCCAATGTGGCTGCGAGCAACAGCAGTTCAAAGTCTGTGAGTGGCAAAGAGTCTGGGCCAGAGAGCTGCCGCATTTTAAACCCATGGAGCACTTCCAAGGCCGACGCAAAGTCTGCCTCCACAACTCTGAGTAAATTGGTTATGAGTGAAGCAGCCATTATTGGAGGGCCTGGCAAAGCTGGGTGGCATGATTCCCAACCTTTTGGGGCGGGGATGGGGAATGGGAAGGGCCGAGGGGCCACACCAGAGGAGAAGTTCAGTGGCATAGGAGCTCCACCTGGATTCCACCACCTTGGCCACAAGAGCCAGGGACGCCCCATCCTGGAACAGATCAACCAAGGGCTGGGGGGACTTGGCAGTCAAGGATCAGGGCATGCTAACCCCAAAGGGCCAAAccagggggaaagggagcggTTTCGGGAGGGCAGAATCTCCCCCCAAACACCATGCAACAGCACCAGCATCATGGTAAGAATCAATCACAGCCTCCTCATCAGCAGGCACAACAGTCTCAGCAGCAACCACAAAAGCAGCAGCAACCTCCACAGAAACAAGTACAACAATCACAACAGAAGCAACAGCCAGGACAACAGCAaacacagcagcaacagcagaatTACTGGGAGAGTTGGATAAAAAATGCCCCCTCATCGTCCGGCAACTTTTCCCAAGCAAACTGGGCAGCAGAAACAGAGTCAGGGCATCCCTGCACCTGCAGTAGCATCTGCAACCTCCTCCCATAGCCAGGCCACCACCTCCCAGTGCCAGCAACCACAGCAGCAACAGTACTATTATAGCATAAGTCCTGCTGCATTATTCCACATGGCAAGTCAAGCAGCAGCAGGAGGGCAGGTGAGTGCAGTGTTGATGCCCAATACAAGTGAGAGCAGCACCAGCAGAACGCCTGGAATGTCTGTGTCCACAGCAACTTCGGCAGGCAATGGAGGGACTCAGAACAGTGGGGGTAGTGCAGCCCCTCCACCAGGATTCTCTGCTCCGCTTCCTGTCAATTTCCAGAATCAGCAGCAAGTTGATGGCATAACTTACAACAAAATGATGATGGGCTCGCACCTGTACAGAAGTCCATCTCAGTCAGAGGGGCAGCCTGTGATACCAAACTCTCAGTCATACATCACCCCTGTTGCTCAGTCCCTGAGTGCTCCTGTTGCTGGGGTTTATGCAGTCCAACAGGGGTCAGGGGGTGGCCAGTTCACAAACATAGCACCCCAGGTAGCTGCACACACTCCACATGGTTTCAGTGAGTCAAACCTGAATCAGCAGCAGGTCCCCTTTGACACACGACACTTTCTCTCACAGCAAGTGGCACAGGGTCTTCATCAAGGCCTGCCTCAGGGAGTATCACAGGGAGTTCCACAGGGAGTTCCACAGGGGGTCCCTCAGGGGGTACCCCAGGGAGTTCCCCAGGGGGTCCCTCAAGGTCTCCAGggggcaccaccaccaccaccaccgggaCTAGCCTCTTCTGTACCTCAAGGCCTTAGTCAGAATGTGCCACAAGGTGTGCCTCAAGGGTTACATCAGAACATGTCAGGCGGAGTGCCACAGGTCAGCATGGGCTCAGCACTCTCAGGAGGCATGCAACCCATGCCAATGGGGCATCACCTGCAGCAGCACCATTACCCCCAGCCTGGCTTTCCTCAACAGGGCTATCAGGTATGCTAATAACCTTTACCAGTCAGATTAGTTGTATTTTGGTtaggtaaatttttatttattattatttttttgtggggttctTATAAAAAGTGACAGGCAAGGTTGATAGTGAGGGAGAGGATCTTTTGATCTATTCTCACTTAATGAAGATTTAAAAGCTTAGTTTTGGGGAAGtttgatgtaattattattatttttattaatattattatttatttatttatttatttatttatttatttatttatttatttattattattattattttttgtaaaatggaAGGATAATGAGGATGTTTTCAGTCCTTGCTTAGAACTTAGGTAAGAATGTCAAGGAATACAGTGGTTAGGGTCTGCCagttttttatataactttctGAATTGTACAATttgtattggtattttttttttttgtcatggttCCCACTCTTTTAAGAAAAGTAAGCAGAGATTTTTAAGAGCAGACCAAGTCCATCTTCATCACTCAAAATTTGTCAAGTGTAAGAGtcggaagaaaaaatatgaaatgagatatttgcatttttatcTACATTAAAACTGTTATATTCAATGAAAATGAGAAATTAATACATTAGTTTTGAGTTCATCAAAAGGTGGAAAAAATGTCTTTCTGCTCTTGCTCaagtctatattttttttactgataaagatagtaatggcATCATTTCATTCAGATAGCTATGGCTTTTCCTGAATTTAATCTTGGAGTCATGTTAAAGCCCTCCAAAATCACACACTCATAATGAAAATCCATGTACTTCATGAGAAATATTCTGCAAGGATCCCCTGCATGTGTTTTCCACACTTGGGAACACTTGTGTTAACTCTGATCACCAATAACTGTTGTTGTGCTGCAGCTGGTAGTAGCACATAGTCTTTTTATTAGATGACACTTAATCAACTTACTGTCTAATGTGGGGAACTCAGCAAAGAATCTGACATAGTAACTGCATGAGAGAGGAAAATGTAACAGCTATGAAATAGTTGTTAATCTAGACACTTTCATTCTGGGCATCCTTAGTGTGAAATAGGATACagtttgacatatatataatgtattgttaaaagtaatttcagtaattattttgatattttatgtaGTGgcaatatatatttccctataattTGATATATCACCATAGATGCTGAACATCAACCTGAATTTccaacattaatatattttacaaaatatgtaTTCTCAGAATCACATTCTTGAAAATAATCTCTAtaactaatatttataataaaatattctatctattaatattatgacATCCAGTATGTCAGTATTAATGTGATAttcatcaatatcatatttatttttaattgttaaccATGAGTATtctaattcctattattattagtgtcagtattatttttattattgccatcattactatcatcgttgtcatcttcatcgtcatcgtcatcgtcatcgtcatcgtcatcgtcatcgtcatcgtcatcgtcatcgtcatcgtcatcgtcatcgtcatcatcatcatcatcatcatcatcatcatcatcatcatcatgatgctACTGCTGGTAGTTGTCTTCATCTATCATCATAAGTCATTACCATCCATCTGACATCCATCCTTCAGTCCACCATCCTTCAGTCTTCCACTACCAAAGCTACCACTACCAAagctaccactaccactaccactaccactaccactaccactaacaCTACCACtatccccaccaccacaccaccaccatcaccaccaccatcaccaccaccaccaccaccaccaccaccaccaccaccccccaccaccaccaccaaccccccaccaccaccaccaccaccaccaccacatctaCTTCTACCACATCTACTTCTACCACATCTACTTCTACCACTACCACATCTACTTCTACCACTACCACAtctacttctaccactactactactaccaccactactactacaactactaccacaactactactaccacaactactaccactaccaccactactactacaactactactactagtactacaactactgccactactattatcactactactaataataataatggaaataataatgataattaatatggtggtggtgatcattatgattgataatcatcatgatgataatgatagtgattatagtagtaatagtaattatagtaatataaaatgtgataatgatgatgatcatcataataatgatcataattataaatgataatgataatggtgataataatacatCAGTTTCGAGCCCTTATTATATTCTCATTCAGGAAAGTCTCTGCTGATATCCCCTGTATGAGGACAGTTTGTTTATGTTAATCAGCTGATAGGTGCATTATGCGGCTAAACAGTTCACCCTGAGCATTTTAGGCCAGGGCATGACTCAATGTACAAAAGCTCCATGAAAATGATACAAAAGCCCTTcccactgagtctaatcaccctacAAGAGCTTTGTGTACTTATGGTAAGTGATTCTCATGACTACAAGTTCCCCTCACCCTGGCCCATGGCTAAATTTTCCAATGATGGCATTTTCATGTCACTCACCCCACAAGCTAAAATTTTCAATGATGTGATagtaaagtcatttttttttttttgcttttttgccattttctaaAGTATGTTTTTCATTTGATATACAATATAAAGTTGTTAATGGAATGTTTGTCTTGCACAAACTGCCTAtaatctctctaggtagtctacaactgtgcagtaacaacaagaagaagtaacattgtcattttttattattcaacttTGTTACCCTGCACTGCTATTCACAATGGTTGGAAATAGGAACCTGACATGGAAATAGCATCTTTCTTGGAGCTGGTGCTCTTCCAGCCATGGTTCATGTATGGTACATTTTACCCTGTTTACTGGTGAAAATAATCCAAAATGCCCATTCTAAACACCCTCTGACTCTAATTTttctccaagagctttgtgcacttatGATGAGTCCATCCTGTCACCCTAGTCTTCTGCCAAATTTTTCATGATGGCACATTTCTGTCAACCAGGCCCTAAGTCAAAGTTTCCAAGACTGCATATTCCTATCTCTTAGCCCTCAGTCAAATTTTTGCAAAACACGGCACTTACATCACCTGAATCAAATGGGTTAAATGTTCAGAGAGTTTTGTTTCCCATAATCATCATATACATAGCAGTAGCAATTCTCAGCATTCTCAAAGAACACTGTGTTACCAGTTGCAAGTGTCCCTGCAAATGGCTATACTATGCTGTTGACCTTTCATTTGTCCCCAACTCTGCACACACTTGTGTAGAATGGAATAATGTGATTTTATGAGATTTCATTTGTTTCCTCTAAAAGTATTTTCCATTTAAAATTAAACTGTGTTTGTTTTAaccaaaacacagaaaacaacaaaaggaaaacacTTCAAAaattgacaatatatatacacctattataaagaataaaatcaacaaaaaagttaaagaaaataagagaaaatctaTGATGATCTACTTTATTAAGTTCATCTTCCCTCCATAAAGAGAAGAATGTACACTCATGAGCCACAATCTCTAGACAATATAGGAACTTTTCTTTACGAACTTTATAAGCTTTCACTGTCACATATCTTGAACCATTGATTCAGATGCTTAATGCAGTCCCATGGCTCAAAATACGGGCATTAGGCTTATGTAGTGGGCACTCTGatgggtgtgtggcttgtagctGGGTACATGTAAACACTCCCCTTGcatgtcattttctctttttagcccagcatttagctttttttctattttataaacttgttattgatttgctttatccagatggtaatagaccaTTTTCCTTGCATGGACTCCATATCTCTCTAGGTATCCATAAGTcatgaaagaataataacaataataagattaaatattTGTGGCATTTTTCTtaaagattaaattttttataatacatctGTGCTGCCGGACATGGTGGCCAGGAATAAAATGTTGAGCATGGGAATGGTGTCCCTTAGAGCcggcactcttccagtcatggctcaggacactacattccacactcatttttCATGGAAATAATGGAAAAGCCCTTTCTAAAGCAATGAGTCTGCCTTCATGTCATGTTCACGTCACCAGTCAAGCAGATTTTTGTGCATGACGATACTTTCTGATCATAGGGTTGAGGGGCACCCCTTCTTTTtgtcaaaatttccccccccccccccccaaaaaaaaaaaaaaaaaaaaaaaaaaaaaaaaaaaaaaaaaaaaaacatcatcatcatcatcatcgtcatgatgatgatgctactGCTGGTAGTTGTCTTCATCTATCATCATAAGTCATTACCATCCATCTGACATCCATCCTTCAGTCCACCATCCTTCAGTCTTCCACTACCAAAGCTACCACTACCaaactaccactaccactaccactaccactaccaccaccaccaccacaccaccaccaccaccacaccaccaccaccacaccaccacccaccaccaccaccatcaccaccaccaccatcaccaccaccaccatcaccatcaccaccaccaccaccaccaccaccaccgcttgcatccaagctaactgttggagggtccacctggtacaactgttcaaaatactcagcccaacgttcacgaaccccaacatgatctgagatgatccgtccatccgctgatcggactgcagtcatcgtgaggagggcttagggttcagttttctcagagcttggtaggcagggcgaaggttatttaccaagaaatggccttcgacctcctcagcaagattcctgatagactgttccttgtcccttctcagcagtgtccgagccctacgcaccatggaacgacgcaagacttgattcccattcagccgagccttgcgacacgcttcagtggcctctaatgtctccagggagatggtattctgccttgtccttgggcgtacgccaatggactcctgagctgcttcgagtgttacgtgcttgaaggactcccacagagcaactg is from Penaeus monodon isolate SGIC_2016 chromosome 12, NSTDA_Pmon_1, whole genome shotgun sequence and encodes:
- the LOC119579317 gene encoding protein transport protein Sec24-like CEF; this encodes MPPHRPATFPKQTGQQKQSQGIPAPAVASATSSHSQATTSQCQQPQQQQYYYSISPAALFHMASQAAAGGQVSAVLMPNTSESSTSRTPGMSVSTATSAGNGGTQNSGGSAAPPPGFSAPLPVNFQNQQQVDGITYNKMMMGSHLYRSPSQSEGQPVIPNSQSYITPVAQSLSAPVAGVYAVQQGSGGGQFTNIAPQVAAHTPHGFSESNLNQQQVPFDTRHFLSQQVAQGLHQGLPQGVSQGVPQGVPQGVPQGVPQGVPQGVPQGLQGAPPPPPPGLASSVPQGLSQNVPQGVPQGLHQNMSGGVPQVSMGSALSGGMQPMPMGHHLQQHHYPQPGFPQQGYQMTMAGPGSYYSPEFVFSDPALQTPSPSGQGPQPTMPAEMMPEMAFQRPEVYDAQMQTLPQYLASNLSQHQNIISQISQPHPSLGLPPHHPAGPPATVPASVYTPGSVTLYIEGDRDGSQILH